In the genome of Croceimicrobium hydrocarbonivorans, one region contains:
- a CDS encoding transposase, translated as MGQKESLRRQRVFSETLRKEVVKQIESGELRVYQACRIFEIKSPQTVYNWLNKYSRTLKTQTRIVVENNSVDKRLKELEARTKELEAALGRKQLEADLYRHIVDLASEEYKVDLKKSFGARASKGK; from the coding sequence ATGGGACAAAAAGAAAGCTTAAGACGTCAACGTGTATTTAGTGAGACCTTGCGCAAGGAAGTGGTCAAACAGATTGAATCGGGAGAACTTCGGGTATATCAAGCCTGTAGGATTTTCGAGATTAAATCACCGCAAACGGTTTATAACTGGTTAAACAAGTATTCTCGTACCTTGAAGACACAAACACGCATAGTAGTGGAAAACAATAGTGTTGACAAACGTCTGAAGGAATTAGAGGCGCGCACCAAAGAGTTGGAGGCTGCTTTAGGACGAAAGCAGTTAGAAGCCGATTTGTACCGCCATATCGTAGATCTGGCCTCAGAAGAATATAAGGTGGATCTAAAAAAAAGTTTTGGCGCCAGAGCATCCAAAGGCAAATAA
- a CDS encoding DUF721 domain-containing protein — protein MDRNNTFKLGDAIGAFLKGHQLEERFFEAILKADWRDLMGDKVADKTNDISLEKGCLILYMSSAPLRQQLRLKQSRMIDYLNQKIGRGREPIRKVLIR, from the coding sequence ATGGATCGAAATAACACCTTCAAATTAGGGGATGCCATTGGGGCCTTTTTAAAAGGGCATCAATTGGAAGAACGCTTTTTTGAAGCGATCCTGAAAGCCGATTGGCGGGATTTGATGGGCGATAAGGTGGCGGATAAGACCAATGATATCAGCCTAGAGAAAGGCTGCTTAATCTTATATATGTCGAGCGCCCCTTTGCGGCAACAATTGCGATTGAAGCAAAGTCGCATGATTGATTACCTCAATCAGAAAATTGGCAGAGGCAGAGAGCCAATTCGTAAGGTGCTTATCCGCTAA
- a CDS encoding glycosyltransferase, which produces MNASNIDRPILHIASWYPNPQDPRLGNFVEEHLRAIDSLIPVVVLSAFEYDRNEILVNEKPFLQVQVLYKKKWPVQSHYKALERGYRHLQKIGFQFKLAHLHVSWPSGIAFQGFLKQLPYVITEHYSGYQKSRRHEWSRLAQHMARRIMNKAQVVCPVSKQLANSLQEFGVDSKLEIVGNVVNTHIFNFQELKASDAKFRLLHISSLQQETKNIKGILSGFKKALEKDPELHLSIGGDGDIIWLNKQIEAHKIPSGNIQVLSALSREEVAQQMSRTNAFLLFSFIENQPVVLLESLCLGRPVIASKVGGIPEFIGTEQGILVESKNEEALAEAILQLKEDFRNFDLQSISIAAQALYSYSAIAEEFRQLYLSVRPSIASGHPDPNLAPQ; this is translated from the coding sequence ATCAATGCTTCGAATATCGATCGGCCCATCTTACATATTGCCAGTTGGTACCCCAATCCCCAAGATCCTCGCTTAGGCAATTTTGTTGAAGAGCATCTCCGTGCGATTGACTCCCTTATTCCCGTAGTAGTTCTTAGTGCTTTTGAATATGATAGGAATGAAATCCTGGTAAACGAGAAACCTTTCCTTCAGGTTCAGGTGCTCTACAAAAAGAAATGGCCGGTGCAAAGTCATTATAAGGCTTTGGAAAGGGGCTACCGCCATCTGCAAAAAATAGGCTTTCAATTTAAACTAGCGCACTTGCATGTTAGCTGGCCCTCCGGTATTGCCTTTCAAGGTTTTTTAAAGCAGCTCCCCTATGTAATCACCGAACATTATTCGGGTTACCAAAAAAGTCGTCGCCACGAATGGAGTCGTTTAGCCCAACATATGGCTCGACGCATTATGAATAAGGCTCAGGTAGTTTGTCCGGTATCGAAACAACTGGCCAATTCACTGCAGGAATTTGGAGTGGACTCTAAGCTAGAAATTGTGGGTAATGTGGTAAACACCCATATCTTCAATTTCCAAGAGCTTAAGGCTTCGGACGCTAAATTCCGTTTACTTCACATTAGCTCCCTCCAACAGGAAACTAAGAATATTAAAGGGATACTTAGTGGCTTTAAAAAAGCATTGGAAAAGGATCCAGAACTACACCTGAGCATAGGTGGTGACGGAGACATCATCTGGCTAAACAAGCAAATTGAAGCCCATAAAATACCCTCGGGTAATATTCAGGTTCTCTCCGCCCTTTCTCGCGAGGAAGTAGCTCAACAGATGAGTCGAACTAATGCCTTTCTACTCTTTAGCTTTATTGAAAATCAGCCGGTAGTATTACTGGAGTCTCTATGTCTGGGTCGGCCAGTAATCGCCAGCAAAGTGGGCGGTATTCCTGAGTTTATTGGAACAGAACAGGGAATCTTGGTAGAATCTAAAAATGAAGAAGCCTTAGCAGAAGCTATACTTCAACTAAAAGAAGATTTTCGAAATTTCGATTTACAAAGTATCTCGATTGCCGCTCAAGCCCTTTACTCCTATTCGGCTATCGCAGAAGAATTTCGGCAGCTATATCTTAGCGTACGCCCTTCAATTGCATCAGGTCATCCAGACCCAAATCTTGCGCCGCAATAA
- the recF gene encoding DNA replication/repair protein RecF (All proteins in this family for which functions are known are DNA-binding proteins that assist the filamentation of RecA onto DNA for the initiation of recombination or recombinational repair.): MHLRDLHLLNFKSWGEGEFEFSPKLNCFVGLNGGGKTNLLDAIHYLCLSKSYFGNRDQKNIKHEEDFFMIEGNFLRQDENEHLHISLKKGAKKILKRNKKEYDKLAEHIGAFPAVVISPYDRDLITDSSDTRRRFLDNVISQGNNEYLFHLMRYHKALQQRNRLLKFFAANHQFDAESLDLYDQQMVEHGMYIAQARQQFCEELGPRIQHYYHWLSEGREAASLDYRSQFGEDPLAELRSRHEKDRVLQYSSWGIHRDDLKFKLDEDSVRDYASQGQQKSYLIALKLAQYEFIRDHQKMVPILLLDDIFDKLDEARVARLVKLVHDSNFGQIFITDTHEDRTTALVKQIDPEAHIINVNQ, encoded by the coding sequence ATGCATTTACGGGACCTACATCTATTAAATTTCAAGAGCTGGGGAGAGGGTGAATTTGAATTCAGTCCTAAGCTCAATTGCTTTGTAGGCCTTAATGGAGGCGGGAAAACCAATTTGTTGGATGCCATTCATTACCTCTGTTTAAGCAAAAGTTACTTCGGTAATCGCGATCAAAAAAATATTAAGCACGAGGAAGATTTTTTCATGATTGAGGGAAATTTCCTTCGTCAGGATGAGAATGAGCATTTGCATATCTCCTTAAAAAAGGGCGCCAAGAAAATACTGAAGCGCAATAAAAAGGAGTACGATAAGCTGGCAGAACATATTGGGGCTTTTCCAGCAGTGGTGATTTCCCCTTATGATAGAGATCTTATCACCGATAGTTCGGATACCCGTCGGCGTTTCTTGGATAATGTGATTAGCCAGGGTAATAATGAGTATCTCTTTCATTTAATGCGCTATCACAAGGCATTGCAGCAACGCAATCGCTTATTAAAGTTCTTTGCTGCCAATCATCAGTTCGATGCAGAATCCTTAGATCTCTACGATCAGCAAATGGTGGAACATGGAATGTACATCGCTCAGGCTCGTCAGCAATTTTGTGAGGAACTCGGGCCCCGTATTCAGCATTATTACCATTGGTTAAGTGAGGGAAGGGAAGCCGCTAGCTTGGATTACCGCAGCCAGTTTGGCGAAGATCCTCTGGCCGAATTACGCAGTCGCCATGAAAAGGATCGAGTCCTGCAATACAGCTCATGGGGAATTCATCGCGATGATTTAAAATTTAAGCTGGACGAAGATTCGGTGCGCGATTATGCCTCTCAAGGACAGCAAAAGTCCTATTTGATTGCCTTGAAATTAGCCCAGTATGAGTTTATTCGCGATCATCAGAAAATGGTGCCCATCCTTTTATTGGACGATATTTTTGATAAATTGGATGAAGCCCGGGTAGCGAGATTGGTGAAATTGGTGCATGATTCCAATTTCGGCCAAATCTTTATTACCGATACTCATGAGGACCGTACCACCGCTCTGGTTAAGCAGATTGATCCGGAGGCTCACATTATTAATGTAAATCAATAA
- a CDS encoding YaiO family outer membrane beta-barrel protein — translation MKKTLLLACLMLFTTGLFAQEDTSSAPVVMISADPDSAFAQARDLAFKGDYQTSRKVLDLLLLDDPGNYQYRLFKARTFVWDGRYQNARNLIRNLIVEDTNAYAIYELRVQNERFAKQHALCILYCDDGIKRFPKNNEFFYVSKVQSLTTSNDLRDAFDAVEEALEKYPDNNELKQLKTYLLNQLIVDGLAIGGTIDYFTKTYNPWYFGFIQYGRQTKIGAIIGRLNYGDRNQSFTSFGIQGEVDIYPRISRNSYGYINIGYSPSQIFPSFRFGMEYYSKIGKSDFEGSLGFRYLDFLLNQVVMYTGSIGYYWGSEYAAFRPFIIADQNGIGTTYNFLYRKFFSGKGDFLQLTAGYGLVPDQRLLSVANGLTAEGNVRLDNQYFGISYQKLANPKLYTRFDLILTRQESFSVQGDYMGIITLGLTLGYRI, via the coding sequence ATGAAGAAGACATTGCTTTTAGCGTGTTTAATGCTATTTACCACCGGGCTTTTTGCTCAGGAGGACACTAGCAGTGCGCCCGTAGTGATGATCTCGGCTGATCCGGATTCTGCCTTTGCGCAAGCGCGAGATTTAGCCTTTAAGGGTGATTATCAAACCTCTCGTAAGGTCTTGGATCTTTTATTACTGGACGATCCTGGTAATTACCAATATCGACTATTTAAAGCCCGCACTTTTGTTTGGGACGGACGCTATCAAAATGCCCGAAACCTTATCCGCAATTTAATTGTAGAGGACACCAATGCCTATGCGATTTATGAATTGCGCGTGCAGAATGAACGCTTTGCCAAGCAACATGCCCTCTGCATTCTTTACTGTGATGATGGCATTAAGCGCTTTCCCAAAAACAATGAGTTCTTCTATGTAAGCAAGGTACAGTCGCTTACCACCAGCAATGATTTGCGCGATGCCTTTGATGCCGTAGAAGAAGCATTGGAGAAGTATCCGGATAACAATGAGCTGAAGCAGTTAAAGACCTATTTGCTCAACCAGCTTATTGTAGATGGATTGGCAATTGGCGGAACCATAGATTATTTCACCAAGACCTATAATCCCTGGTACTTTGGATTTATACAATACGGACGTCAAACGAAAATCGGAGCCATTATTGGCCGACTGAATTATGGCGATCGAAACCAGAGTTTCACCTCTTTCGGTATACAAGGAGAAGTAGATATTTACCCTCGTATTAGTCGAAATTCCTACGGCTATATCAATATTGGTTATTCCCCTTCTCAGATTTTCCCGAGTTTCCGCTTTGGAATGGAATACTACAGTAAGATTGGAAAAAGTGATTTTGAAGGTTCATTAGGGTTCCGTTACCTCGACTTCCTTTTAAACCAAGTGGTGATGTATACGGGGTCTATAGGTTATTATTGGGGAAGCGAATATGCCGCCTTCCGCCCTTTCATTATTGCCGATCAAAATGGTATCGGAACTACCTATAATTTCTTGTACCGCAAGTTCTTTAGCGGTAAAGGTGATTTCTTGCAGCTTACCGCCGGATATGGTTTAGTACCAGATCAACGCTTATTATCTGTGGCAAATGGCCTTACGGCGGAAGGAAATGTACGCCTAGACAACCAGTATTTTGGTATCAGTTATCAAAAACTAGCCAACCCCAAACTCTATACACGTTTCGACCTTATTCTTACCCGTCAGGAAAGCTTTAGCGTTCAGGGAGATTATATGGGGATTATCACATTGGGATTGACCCTGGGATATAGAATTTAA
- a CDS encoding DDE-type integrase/transposase/recombinase, producing the protein MSIRRSCHLLGFSRQAYYKPQALRRELVGLEDGLRSLILSARVACPGLGCRPIYYAHADQLSIGRDKFEALAAELGLQVKRNTRYIRTTKSDQRKFDNLLIDKQVRSINEVWQADMTYYLKGSKWYYLMFITDVYSQRILGYGAYSRASAVHFKEVLKQAIATRKKDGYTNLSGLIHHSDGGRQYEERSYREYCKGKGLKQSMCYYSWENPYAEKTNDLIKNRYLNYWKPTNLHELRLCLKQAVEHHNKFQQKRVLNNSTPIDFEWKIKSMESSPSNYTLNLKPSKPRTKNKKYKLVEISE; encoded by the coding sequence GTGTCGATCAGGAGAAGTTGTCATTTGCTGGGCTTTAGCCGGCAGGCCTACTACAAGCCCCAAGCTCTAAGAAGGGAGCTTGTTGGGCTTGAAGACGGCCTGCGTAGCCTGATCCTGTCCGCGCGTGTGGCCTGCCCTGGCTTAGGTTGTAGACCCATCTATTATGCTCATGCGGATCAGCTTTCCATTGGACGGGATAAGTTCGAGGCATTGGCTGCTGAACTGGGCTTACAGGTTAAAAGGAATACTAGGTATATCCGAACCACCAAAAGCGACCAACGTAAGTTTGACAACCTTCTCATTGATAAACAAGTACGATCCATCAATGAAGTTTGGCAAGCCGATATGACCTATTATCTGAAAGGATCAAAATGGTATTATTTGATGTTCATTACGGATGTTTATTCTCAAAGGATCCTAGGCTATGGGGCTTATAGCAGAGCTAGCGCAGTCCACTTCAAAGAGGTTTTAAAGCAGGCCATTGCCACTCGAAAGAAAGACGGCTACACCAACTTAAGCGGTCTTATTCATCATAGTGATGGAGGCCGACAGTATGAAGAGCGTAGCTATCGTGAGTATTGCAAAGGCAAAGGCCTAAAGCAAAGTATGTGTTACTATTCATGGGAAAACCCCTATGCAGAGAAAACCAATGATTTGATTAAAAACCGATACCTCAATTACTGGAAGCCTACTAACCTTCATGAGCTCAGACTATGCCTCAAACAAGCAGTGGAACACCATAACAAGTTCCAGCAAAAGCGAGTATTGAATAATAGCACTCCAATAGACTTTGAATGGAAAATCAAATCCATGGAATCCAGTCCAAGTAATTACACTTTAAACCTTAAGCCCAGTAAGCCTAGAACTAAAAACAAAAAGTATAAATTAGTAGAAATATCTGAGTAG
- the ribH gene encoding 6,7-dimethyl-8-ribityllumazine synthase, with translation MATAGHNLSDFNPDELPKATGMRIACVVSEWNSEITNALYQGARDILMACGAAGHDVTQVKVPGAVEITYAAKKLCESQKYDAIIAIGNVIQGETKHFDFVCQSVTHGVTELNLQFDTPVIFCVLTDNTIEQSRARAGGIHGNKGTEAGVAALKMAGLRKILG, from the coding sequence ATGGCCACAGCAGGACATAATTTATCGGATTTTAATCCTGATGAACTTCCTAAAGCTACCGGAATGCGCATTGCCTGCGTAGTTTCGGAGTGGAATTCAGAAATCACTAATGCCCTTTATCAAGGAGCCCGCGACATCTTAATGGCTTGCGGCGCTGCCGGGCATGATGTCACTCAGGTAAAAGTTCCAGGTGCGGTGGAAATCACCTATGCGGCCAAAAAACTTTGTGAATCCCAAAAATACGATGCCATCATTGCTATTGGCAACGTTATTCAAGGGGAAACCAAACATTTCGATTTCGTTTGTCAGAGTGTTACTCATGGTGTAACGGAACTCAATTTACAATTCGACACCCCCGTTATCTTTTGCGTTTTAACCGATAATACCATCGAACAAAGTCGCGCTCGCGCCGGTGGCATTCATGGTAATAAAGGCACCGAAGCTGGAGTTGCAGCCCTAAAAATGGCGGGGCTGCGTAAGATTTTGGGCTAG
- a CDS encoding nucleoside-diphosphate kinase: protein MAGNRTFTMIKPDAVENGHIGAILAKINEAGFRIVAMEMTALSRKDAEAFYAVHAERPFFGELVEYMTSGPIVAAILEKDNAVADFRTLIGATNPAEAAEGTIRKLYATSIAANAVHGSDSDENAAIEGNFFFAQRSRH, encoded by the coding sequence ATGGCTGGTAACAGAACTTTCACCATGATTAAGCCCGATGCCGTAGAAAACGGTCATATCGGTGCAATTTTAGCCAAGATCAACGAAGCTGGATTCCGTATCGTAGCAATGGAAATGACTGCTCTTTCTCGTAAAGATGCTGAAGCATTCTACGCTGTTCACGCTGAGCGTCCTTTCTTCGGCGAATTAGTAGAATACATGACCTCTGGTCCTATCGTAGCTGCTATCCTCGAAAAAGATAATGCCGTTGCTGACTTCCGTACCTTAATCGGTGCTACCAATCCAGCCGAAGCTGCTGAAGGTACCATCCGTAAATTATACGCTACTTCTATCGCTGCTAACGCGGTGCACGGTAGTGATTCTGATGAAAATGCTGCTATTGAAGGAAACTTCTTCTTCGCTCAGCGTAGTCGTCACTAG
- a CDS encoding tetratricopeptide repeat protein, producing the protein MAKKHNTDEEVLVDVTQSISRLEKFFEDNRQSISIVIIAIFAIVGGYISYIKFYQEPREAEAQSEIYHAQHWFEVDSLDQAINGMGDKLGFLDIAADYSGTNAGNLANYYAGISYLRLGEFENAIRILDEFHTDDPILQVISKGAIGDAFMELKQTKEALEYYNKAVNTNSNDYIVPFYLLKAGLAAEQAGENAKALDYFKRIKSDFADSRQGLDIDRYIGRIEAKI; encoded by the coding sequence ATGGCTAAAAAGCACAACACCGACGAAGAAGTATTAGTAGACGTTACCCAATCCATTAGCAGATTGGAGAAATTTTTCGAGGATAACCGTCAGTCTATCAGTATCGTTATAATCGCCATTTTCGCGATTGTAGGTGGTTATATCAGCTACATTAAGTTTTATCAAGAGCCTCGTGAGGCTGAAGCTCAATCTGAAATTTACCATGCTCAGCACTGGTTCGAAGTAGATTCTTTAGACCAGGCCATTAATGGAATGGGCGATAAATTAGGTTTCTTAGATATCGCTGCTGATTACAGCGGAACCAATGCCGGAAACTTAGCCAACTACTACGCCGGTATCAGCTACCTACGTTTAGGAGAGTTTGAAAACGCTATCCGTATTCTGGATGAATTCCATACTGATGATCCCATTCTTCAAGTGATCTCTAAAGGTGCCATTGGCGATGCCTTTATGGAACTGAAGCAAACCAAAGAAGCTTTGGAATATTACAATAAAGCCGTTAATACTAACAGTAACGACTACATTGTTCCTTTCTACCTTTTGAAAGCTGGTTTAGCTGCTGAGCAAGCTGGTGAGAACGCCAAAGCTCTGGATTACTTCAAGCGTATTAAGTCAGATTTCGCCGACTCTCGTCAGGGTCTCGATATCGATCGCTATATTGGTCGTATCGAAGCGAAGATTTAA
- a CDS encoding RNA polymerase sigma factor: MQEPGIWKEQLKKEQYQSLFAHLVEAYTERLYWHIRSILLRHDWTDDVLQECFIKAWKALPSFRAESAFYTWLYRIATNEALAHLKKERRFQLQEGALNYHLSADPYFDGDEALKNLLEAVAELPDKQQTVFKLKYFQNLSFNEISEMLGTSVGALKASFHHAKEKVKVQLNLNEF, from the coding sequence ATGCAGGAGCCAGGGATCTGGAAAGAGCAGTTAAAAAAGGAGCAGTATCAATCCTTATTTGCCCATTTGGTTGAGGCTTATACGGAGCGATTGTACTGGCATATCCGCAGTATTCTATTACGACATGATTGGACCGATGATGTACTGCAGGAGTGCTTTATCAAGGCCTGGAAGGCCCTCCCCTCCTTTCGAGCTGAATCGGCTTTCTATACCTGGTTATACCGAATTGCCACCAATGAAGCCTTAGCCCACCTTAAAAAGGAACGGCGCTTTCAATTGCAGGAAGGTGCTTTAAACTACCATCTAAGTGCGGACCCTTATTTTGATGGCGATGAAGCCTTAAAAAACCTTTTGGAGGCCGTAGCCGAACTACCCGATAAACAACAAACTGTTTTTAAACTTAAGTACTTTCAAAACTTGAGTTTCAATGAAATTAGTGAAATGTTGGGCACTTCAGTTGGGGCTTTAAAAGCTTCCTTCCATCACGCCAAGGAAAAAGTGAAAGTTCAATTAAACCTTAACGAGTTTTGA
- a CDS encoding transketolase family protein, whose translation MKKYTDQGAKDTRSGFGAGLSELGETNPNVVALCADLTGSLKMDAFAKDHPDRFFQVGIAEANMMGIAAGMTIGGKIPFTGTFANFSTGRVYDQIRQSIAYSGKNVKICASHAGLTLGEDGATHQILEDIGLMKMLPSMTVINPCDYNQTKAATIAIAEHDGPVYLRFGRPKVANFTPADQKFEIGKALFLQEGSDVTIAATGHLVWKALEAAEMLEAEGISAEVINFHTIKPLDEEALLRSTAKTGALVSAEEHQMAGGLGESLSATLVRNSPCPQEFVAVNDSFGESGTPEQLLEKYGLSTQAIYEAAKRAISRK comes from the coding sequence ATGAAAAAGTACACTGACCAGGGAGCTAAAGATACCCGCTCAGGATTTGGAGCCGGCTTAAGTGAATTAGGTGAAACTAATCCCAATGTGGTTGCCCTTTGTGCCGACCTTACCGGCTCACTTAAAATGGATGCCTTTGCTAAGGATCACCCCGACCGTTTTTTCCAGGTAGGAATTGCCGAGGCTAATATGATGGGGATTGCAGCCGGTATGACCATTGGCGGAAAAATTCCTTTTACCGGAACTTTTGCCAATTTCTCCACTGGTAGAGTTTACGATCAAATTCGCCAATCTATCGCCTATTCTGGTAAGAATGTAAAAATTTGCGCCAGCCACGCTGGTCTTACCCTGGGTGAAGATGGTGCTACCCACCAAATTTTAGAAGATATCGGTTTGATGAAAATGCTTCCCAGCATGACTGTAATCAATCCATGCGACTATAACCAAACCAAAGCTGCCACCATCGCAATTGCTGAGCATGATGGTCCGGTATACCTGCGTTTTGGTCGTCCTAAAGTGGCCAACTTTACTCCTGCAGACCAAAAGTTTGAAATTGGTAAAGCCTTATTCTTACAAGAGGGAAGCGATGTAACCATTGCCGCCACCGGACATTTGGTTTGGAAGGCCTTGGAAGCTGCTGAAATGTTAGAAGCTGAAGGTATTTCTGCAGAGGTAATCAACTTCCACACTATTAAGCCATTGGACGAAGAGGCACTCTTGCGCTCAACTGCTAAAACTGGTGCTTTAGTTTCGGCCGAAGAACATCAAATGGCCGGCGGATTAGGTGAAAGCCTTTCTGCTACCTTGGTACGCAATAGCCCTTGTCCACAAGAGTTTGTAGCCGTAAACGACAGCTTTGGTGAAAGCGGAACTCCCGAGCAATTACTGGAGAAATACGGTTTAAGCACCCAAGCTATTTACGAAGCAGCAAAGCGCGCCATTAGCCGTAAATAG
- a CDS encoding FUSC family protein has product MNLLFKDFLKLKPSNRDWRIAALAGICVGSPLLIGWYFDQLSSGLISCLSALVILYLPARGSLTHKINTLMICSFGFMGSFALGQFFSFNPIAAVLSFGIFSLVLHAIILHYKAEPPRSFFFIMIFSISISQPFSLENLPHKIGLISLGTLLSTAIGLTYILYKRSKAEPEPSQSLKSKDPDSTADIWEAIIMGLFMALSLGLGYALKINNPYWIPISCAAVMQGASLNHIWQRSLQRIFGTLLGLGLCWLLLSSTQSKLLLCLYIIALQFIVEMLVTRNYALAVIFITPLAIFMSEAADPIINNPATLIALRFNEIVLGSLLGALGGWLLHKEKLRYFALKKLG; this is encoded by the coding sequence ATGAACCTTCTTTTTAAAGATTTCCTCAAGCTTAAGCCATCCAATCGAGATTGGCGAATTGCAGCTTTAGCGGGAATTTGTGTGGGTAGCCCTTTGCTGATAGGTTGGTACTTTGATCAACTAAGCTCGGGCTTAATCTCATGTTTAAGTGCCCTCGTAATCCTCTACCTCCCCGCCAGAGGTAGCCTTACTCATAAGATCAACACCTTAATGATTTGCTCTTTTGGTTTTATGGGTTCCTTTGCCTTAGGGCAGTTTTTTAGCTTCAACCCTATTGCCGCAGTTTTATCCTTTGGGATTTTCTCCCTAGTCTTACATGCCATTATTCTTCACTATAAAGCAGAACCTCCCCGGAGCTTCTTCTTTATCATGATCTTCTCCATTTCTATTAGTCAGCCTTTCAGCTTAGAGAATCTGCCCCATAAAATTGGCTTGATTAGCCTGGGTACTCTTTTAAGTACTGCCATTGGTCTGACCTATATCCTGTACAAACGATCCAAGGCTGAACCTGAACCGTCTCAAAGTCTTAAAAGCAAAGACCCTGATTCCACCGCTGATATCTGGGAAGCGATAATTATGGGCCTCTTTATGGCTTTATCTCTTGGACTCGGCTATGCCTTGAAAATTAACAATCCTTATTGGATTCCAATTTCCTGCGCGGCAGTAATGCAAGGAGCTTCCCTCAATCACATTTGGCAACGATCCCTGCAAAGGATTTTTGGGACCTTATTAGGTCTGGGACTTTGTTGGTTACTCCTCAGCAGCACCCAATCCAAATTGCTGCTCTGCCTTTACATCATTGCCCTGCAATTTATTGTGGAAATGCTGGTTACTCGAAACTATGCTCTGGCGGTGATTTTCATTACCCCTCTGGCCATCTTCATGTCGGAAGCCGCTGACCCCATCATCAATAACCCCGCTACCCTGATCGCTTTGCGATTTAATGAAATCGTTCTGGGCAGCCTCTTAGGTGCCCTAGGCGGATGGCTACTGCACAAGGAGAAGCTACGCTACTTTGCTTTGAAGAAACTGGGGTAG
- the bshB1 gene encoding bacillithiol biosynthesis deacetylase BshB1, with protein MKLDILAFGAHPDDVELSCSGTLAKQTELGYSCGVVDLTQGELGTRGTPEIRLAEAAEAGRIMGLKVRENLAFRDGFFTNDEEHRLAVIQQIRRFRPEIVIANAPTDRHPDHGRGSFLLKEASFLSGLRKIETEWEGEAQEPWRPQMLLYYIQFQNIEPDFIIDIGEHIHTKVESIKAYKSQFFDPSSAEPKTVISSKNFMDSVTYRAQDLGRLIGVEYGEGFIAAQDLGLDDLMQLKGVR; from the coding sequence ATGAAACTGGATATTCTAGCCTTTGGCGCCCACCCTGATGATGTAGAACTGAGTTGTTCTGGAACCCTCGCGAAACAAACCGAACTTGGCTATTCTTGCGGAGTTGTGGATTTAACTCAAGGGGAATTAGGTACTCGAGGTACCCCCGAAATTCGATTGGCAGAAGCGGCAGAGGCTGGCCGTATCATGGGGCTTAAAGTGCGGGAAAACCTGGCTTTCCGCGATGGTTTTTTCACTAATGATGAAGAACATCGCCTGGCAGTAATTCAGCAGATCCGACGTTTTCGTCCGGAGATTGTTATTGCCAATGCGCCTACGGATCGCCATCCTGATCATGGTCGTGGATCTTTCCTTTTAAAAGAAGCCAGTTTCTTATCCGGTCTGCGTAAGATTGAAACCGAATGGGAAGGAGAGGCTCAAGAGCCCTGGCGTCCCCAAATGCTCTTATACTATATCCAGTTTCAAAATATAGAGCCCGATTTCATTATTGATATTGGAGAGCATATCCATACCAAAGTAGAGTCTATAAAGGCCTATAAATCTCAATTCTTCGATCCGAGCAGTGCTGAGCCTAAAACGGTGATTAGCTCTAAAAACTTCATGGATTCAGTTACCTATCGCGCTCAAGATTTAGGTCGTCTAATCGGTGTTGAATACGGCGAAGGCTTTATTGCGGCGCAAGATTTGGGTCTGGATGACCTGATGCAATTGAAGGGCGTACGCTAA